Proteins from a genomic interval of Brachybacterium vulturis:
- the infB gene encoding translation initiation factor IF-2 produces the protein MAKVRVHELAKELGHPSKAVLQKLQDMGEFVRSASSTIEAPVARRLREELPAKSGADAPAAKSGTGAPSKTPGAPQPGGASAPKPGMKPAAKQPAESAPQEPAAPAPTAEKAEKSAPAPTPGAERPAPAPKPGAEKPAPAPKPGAEKPVPAPKPGGERPSPRPGSARPGNNPFASSQGMPRPGSRKPGQGGGRPPRGEGAPRPGNNPFASAQGMPRPGQRPRPAAGDQASGRPPREGAPRPAGGRPGMPTPGIMRQHSSGGLTEANQGGGGRGRGGRPGPGGPGGPSRPGGGGGGPRGRGGRGSTQGAFGRGGKPARSRKSKRAKRQEFEQQQAPAPGGVSIPRGNGQTVRLRRGASLSDFADRIDVNPASLITVMFAMGEMATATQSLDEVTFGLLGEELGYKIEIVSPEDEERELLEQFDIDLDAELAEEDDADRLPRPPVVTVMGHVDHGKTRLLDTIRKAKVGAGEAGGITQHIGAYQVEVEHEEQDRALTFIDTPGHEAFTAMRARGADVTDIAILVVAADDGVMPQTIEALNHAQAAHVPIVVAVNKVDKPDANPEKIRQQLTEYNLIAEEYGGDTMFVDVSARENLNIEALLEAVLLTADAALELTANPDKDARGVSIEANLDKGRGPVATVLVQQGTLRVGDAIVCGSGHGRVRAMLDENGDTVTEAGPSRPVQVLGLTSVPGAGDSFLVAQDERTARQIAEKREAAKRAASLSKVRKRISLEDINQHMADGKVETLNLILKGDAAGAVEALEESLLGIEVGEGVDLRIIDRGVGAITMNNINLAVASNAVIIGYNVRAEGLNADYADREGVEIKYYSVIYNAIDEVESALKGMLKPEYEEVELGSAEIREIFRSSKFGNIAGSIVRSGIIKRGAKARITRNGVVVAENIEVAGLRRFKDDVTEVRDGYECGINLGSYNDLQLEDHITTYEMQEKPRI, from the coding sequence GTGGCTAAGGTCCGCGTCCACGAGCTCGCCAAGGAGCTCGGACACCCGAGCAAGGCAGTGCTGCAGAAGCTGCAGGACATGGGCGAATTCGTTCGCTCCGCCTCTTCGACCATCGAAGCGCCCGTCGCCCGCCGACTGCGTGAGGAGCTCCCCGCCAAGAGCGGTGCCGATGCTCCCGCAGCGAAGAGCGGCACCGGTGCGCCCTCCAAGACCCCCGGCGCTCCCCAACCCGGTGGCGCGTCCGCTCCCAAGCCGGGGATGAAGCCTGCCGCGAAGCAGCCGGCCGAGTCCGCCCCCCAGGAGCCCGCCGCCCCCGCCCCGACCGCGGAGAAGGCGGAGAAGTCCGCTCCGGCACCGACACCGGGCGCCGAGAGGCCGGCCCCGGCGCCGAAGCCCGGTGCCGAGAAGCCGGCCCCCGCGCCGAAGCCGGGCGCCGAGAAGCCGGTCCCCGCGCCGAAGCCCGGGGGTGAGCGCCCCTCGCCCCGTCCCGGCAGCGCCCGTCCCGGCAACAACCCCTTCGCCAGCTCGCAGGGCATGCCCCGCCCCGGTTCCCGCAAGCCGGGCCAGGGCGGCGGTCGCCCGCCGCGCGGTGAAGGAGCTCCCCGTCCCGGGAACAACCCCTTCGCCAGCGCTCAGGGCATGCCCCGTCCGGGCCAGCGTCCCCGTCCTGCCGCCGGCGACCAGGCCTCGGGCCGTCCGCCTCGTGAGGGCGCCCCGCGTCCGGCCGGCGGTCGTCCCGGGATGCCGACCCCCGGCATCATGCGTCAGCACTCCAGCGGTGGTCTCACCGAGGCCAACCAGGGCGGCGGCGGTCGCGGTCGCGGCGGCCGTCCCGGCCCCGGTGGCCCGGGAGGTCCCAGCCGTCCCGGCGGCGGTGGCGGCGGTCCTCGCGGCCGTGGCGGTCGCGGCAGCACCCAGGGTGCCTTCGGCCGCGGCGGCAAGCCGGCCCGTTCGCGCAAGTCGAAGCGCGCGAAGCGTCAGGAATTCGAGCAGCAGCAGGCTCCCGCACCGGGTGGCGTCTCGATCCCGCGCGGCAACGGCCAGACCGTTCGTCTGCGCCGCGGCGCGTCACTGTCGGACTTCGCCGACCGCATCGATGTCAACCCCGCGTCGCTGATCACGGTGATGTTCGCGATGGGCGAGATGGCCACCGCGACCCAGTCGCTCGACGAGGTCACCTTCGGCCTGCTGGGCGAGGAGCTGGGCTACAAGATCGAGATCGTCTCCCCGGAGGACGAGGAGCGCGAGCTGCTGGAGCAGTTCGACATCGATCTCGACGCCGAGCTCGCCGAGGAGGACGACGCGGACCGCCTGCCGCGCCCGCCCGTCGTCACCGTCATGGGCCATGTCGACCACGGCAAGACCCGCCTGCTGGACACGATCCGCAAGGCGAAGGTGGGCGCCGGCGAGGCCGGCGGCATCACCCAGCACATCGGTGCGTACCAGGTGGAGGTCGAGCACGAGGAGCAGGACCGTGCACTGACCTTCATCGACACCCCGGGCCACGAGGCGTTCACCGCCATGCGTGCCCGCGGTGCGGACGTCACCGACATCGCGATCCTGGTGGTCGCCGCCGACGACGGCGTGATGCCGCAGACGATCGAGGCGCTCAACCACGCCCAGGCGGCGCACGTCCCGATCGTGGTCGCGGTCAACAAGGTCGACAAGCCCGACGCCAACCCGGAGAAGATCCGGCAGCAGCTGACCGAGTACAACCTGATCGCCGAGGAGTACGGCGGCGACACGATGTTCGTGGACGTCTCCGCTCGCGAGAACCTCAACATCGAGGCGCTGCTGGAGGCTGTGCTGCTCACCGCGGATGCCGCTCTCGAGCTCACTGCGAACCCGGACAAGGACGCGCGCGGCGTGTCCATCGAGGCGAACCTCGACAAGGGTCGCGGCCCGGTCGCCACCGTGCTGGTCCAGCAGGGCACCCTGCGGGTCGGCGATGCGATCGTCTGCGGCAGCGGCCACGGCCGTGTCCGCGCGATGCTCGACGAGAACGGCGACACCGTCACCGAGGCGGGCCCGTCCCGTCCGGTCCAGGTGCTCGGTCTGACCTCGGTGCCCGGCGCCGGTGACTCCTTCCTGGTCGCCCAGGACGAGCGCACCGCCCGTCAGATCGCCGAGAAGCGCGAGGCCGCCAAGCGCGCCGCGTCGCTCTCGAAGGTCCGCAAGCGGATCAGCCTCGAGGACATCAACCAGCACATGGCCGACGGCAAGGTCGAGACCCTCAACCTCATCCTCAAGGGCGACGCCGCCGGTGCGGTGGAGGCTCTCGAGGAGTCGCTGCTGGGCATCGAGGTCGGCGAGGGCGTGGATCTGCGCATCATCGACCGCGGCGTCGGTGCGATCACGATGAACAACATCAACCTCGCGGTCGCCTCGAACGCGGTCATCATCGGCTACAACGTCCGCGCGGAGGGTCTGAACGCGGACTACGCCGATCGTGAAGGCGTGGAGATCAAGTACTACTCGGTCATCTACAACGCCATCGACGAGGTCGAGTCCGCCCTCAAGGGCATGCTCAAGCCGGAGTACGAGGAGGTCGAGCTCGGTTCGGCGGAGATCCGCGAGATCTTCCGCTCCTCCAAGTTCGGCAACATCGCCGGTTCGATCGTGCGCAGCGGCATCATCAAGCGCGGTGCGAAGGCGCGCATCACCCGCAACGGTGTGGTGGTCGCCGAGAACATCGAGGTGGCCGGCCTGCGCCGGTTCAAGGATGATGTCACCGAGGTCCGCGACGGGTACGAGTGCGGTATCAACCTGGGCTCGTACAACGATCTCCAGCTCGAGGACCACATCACCACCTACGAGATGCAGGAGAAGCCCCGCATCTGA
- a CDS encoding YlxR family protein yields MVTRSSHRPERTCVGCHQVAPRDDLVRLVREPAPGGAAPRVRVDPSGSAPGRGSWLHPAASCLELALRRGGFPRSFRGPVDTGLLAQSLENPDFTRTWNR; encoded by the coding sequence ATGGTCACCCGCTCCTCCCATCGTCCCGAGCGCACGTGCGTCGGCTGCCACCAGGTGGCCCCGCGCGACGACCTGGTGCGTCTGGTCCGGGAGCCTGCTCCCGGCGGTGCCGCTCCGCGAGTCCGCGTCGACCCCTCGGGGTCGGCCCCCGGCCGCGGATCGTGGCTCCATCCCGCCGCGTCATGTCTCGAGCTCGCCCTCCGGCGAGGCGGTTTCCCCCGGTCGTTCCGGGGGCCGGTCGACACCGGGCTCCTCGCCCAGTCGCTCGAGAACCCCGATTTCACCCGAACGTGGAACAGGTAG
- the nusA gene encoding transcription termination factor NusA, which produces MDIDMGALRALEREREISLPVLLDAIRSALHAAYLHTDHPVRDSEVLIDDSTGEVAVIARERDGEGIVLEEWDDTPENFGRVAASTARQVIFQRIRDLEDEAVLGEYADRADQIVSGIIQQGRDPRMVLVDLGEVEAVLPPHERVPGEDYSHGRRLRAYVTEARRGPKGPQITLSRSHPNLVRRLFDLEVPEVADGTVEIAGLAREAGHRTKMSVRATVSGVNAKGSCIGPMGARVRAVMNELGGEKIDIVDFDEDPATYITNALSPSRVTSVTVLDEVGRSARAVVPETQLSLAIGKDGQNARLAAKLTGWKIDIRSDSAPEPAPAD; this is translated from the coding sequence ATGGACATCGATATGGGTGCCCTGCGGGCCCTCGAACGTGAGCGCGAGATCAGCCTGCCCGTGCTGCTGGACGCGATCCGCTCGGCGCTGCACGCCGCCTACCTCCACACCGACCACCCGGTGCGGGACTCCGAGGTGCTCATCGACGACAGCACCGGGGAGGTCGCCGTGATCGCCCGCGAGCGCGACGGCGAGGGCATCGTGCTGGAGGAGTGGGACGACACCCCCGAGAACTTCGGACGCGTCGCCGCCTCGACCGCCCGCCAGGTGATCTTCCAGCGCATCCGCGACCTGGAGGACGAGGCGGTGCTCGGGGAGTACGCCGACAGGGCCGATCAGATCGTCTCCGGCATCATCCAGCAGGGCCGTGACCCGCGGATGGTGCTGGTCGACCTCGGCGAGGTCGAGGCCGTGCTGCCCCCGCACGAGCGGGTGCCGGGCGAGGACTACTCGCACGGCCGTCGGCTGCGGGCCTACGTCACCGAGGCGCGGCGCGGCCCGAAGGGCCCGCAGATCACGCTGTCGCGCTCGCACCCGAACCTGGTGCGCCGCCTGTTCGACCTCGAGGTCCCCGAGGTCGCCGACGGCACGGTCGAGATCGCGGGCCTCGCCCGGGAGGCCGGCCACCGCACCAAGATGTCCGTGCGGGCGACCGTGTCCGGTGTCAACGCCAAGGGCTCCTGCATCGGCCCGATGGGGGCCCGGGTGCGTGCGGTGATGAACGAGCTGGGCGGCGAGAAGATCGACATCGTCGACTTCGACGAGGACCCCGCCACCTACATCACCAATGCCCTCTCGCCGTCGCGGGTGACCAGCGTGACGGTGCTCGACGAGGTCGGCCGCTCGGCACGCGCCGTGGTGCCCGAGACGCAGCTCTCCCTCGCGATCGGCAAGGACGGGCAGAACGCCCGGCTCGCCGCCAAGCTGACCGGCTGGAAGATCGACATCCGGTCCGACAGCGCACCGGAGCCGGCACCCGCCGACTGA
- the rimP gene encoding ribosome maturation factor RimP, translating into MSALDDQTILRETATRVLDAHGLVLEDVEIRRSSGMPQVRLVVDLPEDQLGSADLDAVADASRALSEAVDADDAVLGSAPVLLEVTTPGVDRALTERRHFRRSRGRLLALDTVDGTRYRARLLAVHGEDLHLRQEPGRDDRGRPLKLPQGTPERPVIPIAEVTTARVEVEFDPPADLAQLLADAETTAADHPAAQKES; encoded by the coding sequence ATGAGCGCACTCGACGACCAGACCATCCTGCGGGAGACGGCGACCCGGGTGCTGGACGCCCACGGGCTCGTGCTCGAGGACGTCGAGATCCGCCGCAGCAGCGGGATGCCGCAGGTGCGCCTCGTCGTGGATCTCCCCGAGGACCAGCTGGGCAGCGCGGATCTCGATGCCGTCGCCGATGCCTCGCGGGCGCTCTCCGAGGCGGTGGACGCCGACGACGCCGTGCTGGGCAGCGCCCCGGTGCTGCTCGAGGTCACCACCCCGGGCGTGGATCGCGCACTGACGGAGCGGCGTCACTTCCGCCGTTCCCGCGGCCGCCTGCTGGCACTGGACACCGTCGACGGCACCCGCTACCGGGCCCGGCTGCTCGCCGTGCACGGCGAGGACCTGCACCTGCGTCAGGAGCCCGGTCGCGATGACCGCGGCCGCCCGCTGAAGCTGCCCCAGGGCACCCCCGAACGCCCGGTGATCCCGATCGCCGAGGTCACCACCGCCCGGGTCGAGGTCGAGTTCGACCCGCCCGCCGACCTCGCGCAGCTGCTCGCTGATGCCGAGACCACCGCTGCGGACCACCCGGCCGCACAGAAGGAGAGCTGA
- a CDS encoding DUF4439 domain-containing protein, translated as MSRPAVPPRAAPAPSRRILLRAAGVAVLLPLAGCGRIALGGPEEYTPPPPGIDDLYRHDLLELLERTIVGTARVADHGDADGDPLLSSTVAALSAALPVQRTALLTGAEAEDEREAGEDPAPGQTSPPPPEEAPTDLPGLVDALVRLRDLAASAARQVSGSLARPVVAIAAHTAWAVRRLRGGAGSGGVAPAPTAEELVPTREVPATDPPSIGAESDYHSTIERAQLEEWYAGFLHEVLAARSEDAARQQHLDLTALHRERAAKLGRIAEEDGAPVVTRQAVYAIPGGTLDEQSAAELPTLLAQGLLVDHIALVGAAPFERRPLSIAAALQEAELLALLVDRLDPLPSLEVEPPPPVEE; from the coding sequence GTGTCCCGTCCTGCTGTCCCGCCCCGCGCCGCCCCCGCTCCCTCCCGCCGCATCCTGCTGCGGGCCGCGGGCGTCGCGGTGCTGCTGCCGCTGGCGGGCTGCGGGCGGATCGCGCTGGGCGGGCCGGAGGAGTACACGCCTCCCCCGCCGGGGATCGATGATCTCTACCGTCATGATCTGCTGGAGCTGCTGGAGCGCACGATCGTCGGCACCGCACGGGTGGCCGACCACGGCGATGCCGACGGCGACCCGCTGCTGTCCTCGACCGTGGCCGCGCTCTCCGCCGCCCTGCCGGTGCAGCGCACCGCACTGCTCACCGGCGCGGAGGCGGAGGACGAGCGCGAGGCCGGCGAGGACCCCGCTCCGGGGCAGACCTCGCCCCCGCCGCCCGAGGAGGCGCCGACCGATCTGCCCGGGCTGGTCGACGCCCTCGTCCGGCTGCGCGATCTCGCTGCGTCAGCGGCTCGCCAGGTCTCCGGATCGTTGGCACGGCCGGTGGTCGCGATCGCTGCCCACACCGCGTGGGCGGTGCGGCGACTGCGCGGCGGCGCGGGCAGCGGCGGGGTCGCCCCCGCCCCCACGGCGGAGGAGCTGGTGCCGACCCGGGAGGTGCCCGCGACCGATCCGCCGTCGATCGGGGCGGAGTCCGACTACCACAGCACGATCGAGCGGGCCCAGCTGGAGGAGTGGTACGCCGGTTTCCTCCACGAGGTGCTCGCCGCCCGCTCCGAGGACGCGGCGCGGCAGCAGCATCTCGACCTCACCGCGCTCCACCGGGAGCGTGCTGCGAAGCTGGGCCGGATCGCGGAGGAGGACGGCGCCCCGGTCGTGACCCGCCAGGCGGTCTATGCGATACCCGGGGGGACCCTCGATGAGCAGTCCGCCGCGGAGCTGCCGACCCTGCTGGCCCAGGGGCTGTTGGTCGACCACATCGCACTGGTCGGGGCCGCTCCGTTCGAGCGGCGCCCGTTGTCGATCGCCGCGGCCCTCCAGGAGGCGGAGCTGCTGGCCCTGCTGGTGGACCGGCTGGACCCGCTGCCGAGCCTCGAGGTCGAGCCGCCCCCGCCCGTCGAGGAGTGA
- a CDS encoding proline--tRNA ligase, producing MIRLSSSFVRTLREDPADAEVASHRLLVRAGYIRRSAAGVYTWLPLGLKVLRKVEQIVREEQDAIGGQEVLFSALQPREPYEISGRWEDYGPNLFRLQDRKQDDYLLAPTHEEMFTLTVKDLFSSYKDLPTMLYQVQSKYRDEARPRAGLLRTREFIMKDAYSFDVSDEGLDVSYEKQRGAYQRTFERLGLPTVICQADAGAMGGSRSEEFLHPTTVGEDTFVVSDGGYAANVEAVTTMAPAALDDAEIAALPAMHIEDTPGASTIAKLAEFSNRAFPGKGPITETGEWTRFEMLKHLVYLLTSPDGSAEPLVIAVPGDREIDPKRLEAAVAPALATPFSEADFEKHPVLKKGYIGPEGLGLESESGIRYLVDPRVVPGTSWVAGAGEQDQHVYDLVFGRDFTADGTIEAAEVRDGDPAPDGSGPLRLTRGMEMGHIFQLGRKYAEALDLKVLDENGKTAVVTMGSYGIGVTRAVAAVAELYHDEKGLAWPRQLAPADVHIVATGKGQEIFDEAERIAGELEARGLDVLYDDRPKVSPGVKFKDSELLGVPTSVVVGRSLAEGTVELRDRASGEIREISPQEIVDAVVAEVRSA from the coding sequence ATGATCCGTCTGTCCTCGTCCTTCGTCCGCACCCTGCGGGAGGACCCGGCCGACGCCGAGGTCGCCAGCCACAGGCTGCTGGTGCGTGCGGGCTACATCCGTCGCAGCGCCGCCGGGGTGTACACCTGGCTGCCGCTGGGGCTGAAGGTGCTGCGCAAGGTCGAGCAGATCGTGCGCGAGGAGCAGGACGCGATCGGCGGTCAGGAGGTGCTGTTCTCGGCGCTGCAGCCGCGGGAGCCCTACGAGATCAGCGGCCGCTGGGAGGACTACGGTCCGAACCTGTTCCGGCTGCAGGACCGCAAGCAGGACGACTACCTGCTCGCCCCCACCCACGAGGAGATGTTCACCCTCACGGTGAAGGACCTGTTCTCCTCCTACAAGGATCTGCCCACGATGCTGTACCAGGTCCAGTCGAAGTACCGCGACGAGGCGCGCCCCCGGGCCGGGCTGCTGCGCACCCGCGAGTTCATCATGAAGGACGCCTACTCCTTCGACGTGAGCGACGAGGGACTGGACGTCTCCTACGAGAAGCAGCGCGGCGCCTACCAGCGCACCTTCGAGCGGCTCGGACTTCCCACGGTGATCTGTCAGGCCGACGCCGGCGCCATGGGCGGCTCCCGCTCCGAGGAGTTCCTGCACCCCACCACCGTGGGGGAGGACACCTTCGTGGTCTCCGACGGCGGCTACGCCGCGAACGTCGAGGCGGTCACCACGATGGCCCCGGCTGCGCTGGACGACGCAGAGATCGCCGCGCTGCCGGCGATGCACATCGAGGACACCCCCGGCGCGTCGACCATCGCGAAGCTCGCCGAGTTCTCGAACCGGGCCTTCCCGGGGAAGGGCCCGATCACCGAGACGGGGGAGTGGACCCGCTTTGAGATGCTCAAGCACCTCGTCTACCTGCTGACCTCCCCGGACGGCTCCGCGGAGCCGCTGGTGATCGCGGTGCCCGGAGACCGCGAGATTGATCCGAAGCGGCTCGAGGCCGCTGTGGCGCCGGCGCTCGCGACGCCCTTCAGCGAGGCGGACTTCGAGAAGCACCCGGTGCTGAAGAAGGGCTACATCGGCCCCGAGGGGCTCGGGCTGGAGTCCGAGTCGGGGATCCGCTACCTGGTCGACCCGCGCGTCGTGCCCGGCACCTCCTGGGTCGCCGGCGCCGGGGAGCAGGACCAGCACGTCTACGACCTCGTCTTCGGCCGGGACTTCACGGCCGACGGCACCATCGAGGCCGCAGAGGTGCGCGACGGCGATCCCGCGCCCGACGGCTCCGGCCCGCTGCGCCTGACCCGGGGGATGGAGATGGGGCACATCTTCCAGCTCGGCCGCAAGTACGCCGAGGCGCTGGACCTCAAGGTGCTCGACGAGAACGGCAAGACGGCCGTGGTGACCATGGGCTCGTACGGCATCGGCGTCACCCGTGCCGTGGCCGCGGTCGCCGAGCTCTACCATGACGAGAAGGGTCTGGCCTGGCCCCGTCAGCTCGCTCCCGCCGATGTGCACATCGTCGCCACCGGCAAGGGCCAGGAGATCTTCGACGAGGCCGAGCGGATCGCCGGCGAGCTCGAGGCGCGCGGCCTCGACGTGCTCTACGACGACCGGCCCAAGGTCTCCCCGGGCGTGAAGTTCAAGGACTCCGAGCTGCTGGGCGTGCCCACCTCGGTGGTCGTGGGCAGGAGCCTCGCCGAGGGCACGGTGGAGCTGCGGGACCGTGCCAGCGGCGAGATCCGCGAGATCAGCCCGCAGGAGATCGTGGACGCGGTGGTCGCAGAGGTCCGCAGCGCCTGA
- a CDS encoding DUF4081 domain-containing GNAT family N-acetyltransferase → MFRRGGRVRAVRSGGHEAALALALTDPVTNALPGARLRELGRSASLSQEFSVAGEEQSPEGLLWHGVNLAPMSATDRALSDFGRHQASRPRRSSSVVGDRRAVEILWSSLAEVWGAEVREHRWSQPLLLAEDPAAVPRLTPVGLRAAVPGEEAAVFPAAVAMFREEVGVDPAAGDGGRAYRARIADLIRRGRTYVVIEDGEVLFKADVGALFGAVAQIHGVWVRPDQRGRGLGRAGMAELVHLVRRDHAPQVSLYVNDFNEPARRAYAASGFRQVGELSTILF, encoded by the coding sequence ATGTTCCGGCGCGGCGGGCGGGTCCGAGCGGTCCGCTCCGGCGGCCATGAGGCCGCGCTCGCCCTCGCGCTGACCGATCCGGTCACCAACGCCCTGCCCGGCGCGCGCCTGCGCGAGCTCGGCCGCTCCGCCTCCCTGTCCCAGGAGTTCTCCGTGGCCGGGGAGGAGCAGAGCCCCGAGGGACTGCTGTGGCACGGGGTGAACCTCGCGCCGATGTCCGCCACCGACCGGGCGCTGTCGGACTTCGGGCGGCACCAGGCGTCCCGGCCGCGCCGCTCCAGCTCGGTGGTCGGCGACCGTCGCGCGGTCGAGATCCTCTGGAGCTCGCTGGCGGAGGTCTGGGGCGCCGAGGTGCGGGAGCACCGCTGGAGCCAGCCGCTGCTGCTGGCCGAGGACCCGGCCGCCGTCCCGCGTCTCACCCCGGTCGGTCTGCGCGCCGCCGTGCCGGGGGAGGAGGCCGCGGTGTTCCCCGCCGCCGTCGCGATGTTCCGCGAGGAGGTGGGGGTGGACCCGGCGGCCGGGGACGGCGGCCGCGCCTACCGGGCACGCATCGCCGACCTGATCCGTCGGGGCCGCACCTATGTCGTCATCGAGGACGGCGAGGTGCTGTTCAAGGCCGATGTCGGTGCTCTGTTCGGCGCCGTCGCCCAGATCCACGGGGTCTGGGTGCGCCCGGACCAGCGGGGCCGGGGGCTGGGCCGGGCAGGCATGGCGGAGCTGGTGCACCTGGTGCGCCGCGATCACGCTCCGCAGGTCTCGCTCTACGTCAACGACTTCAACGAGCCGGCTCGGCGTGCCTATGCCGCCTCCGGCTTCCGCCAGGTCGGCGAGCTGTCCACGATCCTGTTCTGA
- the ispG gene encoding flavodoxin-dependent (E)-4-hydroxy-3-methylbut-2-enyl-diphosphate synthase, whose product MTSVSLGIPSVKQPPPVLAPRRKTRKVKLGNLHVGGDAPITVQSMTTTPTHDINATLQQIAELTAAGCDIVRVACPRQEDADALVAIAAKSPIPVIADIQFQPKYVFAAIEAGCAGVRVNPGNIRRFDDQVRDIAKAANDHGTALRIGVNAGSIDQRMMTGDRVTPEALVASARWEASLFEEHGFHEFGISVKHNDPIIMVEAYRQLSEAGDWPLHLGVTEAGPAFQGTIKSSVAFGILLGEGIGDTIRVSLSAPPVEEVKVGNQILQSLNLKPRKLDIVSCPSCGRAQVDVYTLADEVTEGLKHLEVPLRVAVMGCVVNGPGEAREADLGVASGNGKGQIFVKGQVIKTVPEADIVPTLLAEANRIAAEMGEDAPASGAPSVSVS is encoded by the coding sequence GTGACTTCTGTGAGCCTGGGTATCCCGTCCGTCAAGCAGCCGCCGCCGGTGCTCGCCCCCCGGCGGAAGACCCGAAAGGTCAAGCTCGGCAACCTCCACGTGGGCGGCGACGCCCCGATCACGGTGCAGTCGATGACCACCACCCCCACGCACGACATCAACGCGACCCTGCAGCAGATCGCGGAGCTGACCGCTGCGGGCTGTGACATCGTGCGCGTGGCCTGCCCGCGCCAGGAGGACGCCGACGCGCTGGTCGCGATCGCCGCCAAGTCCCCGATCCCGGTGATCGCCGACATCCAATTCCAGCCCAAGTACGTCTTCGCCGCGATCGAGGCCGGCTGCGCCGGGGTGCGCGTGAACCCCGGCAACATCCGTCGCTTCGACGATCAGGTCAGGGACATCGCCAAGGCCGCGAACGACCACGGCACCGCCCTGCGCATCGGCGTGAACGCCGGCAGCATCGACCAGCGCATGATGACCGGCGACCGCGTCACCCCCGAGGCGCTCGTGGCCTCCGCCAGATGGGAGGCGTCCCTGTTCGAGGAGCACGGCTTCCACGAGTTCGGCATCTCCGTGAAGCACAACGACCCGATCATCATGGTCGAGGCGTACCGCCAGCTCTCCGAGGCCGGTGACTGGCCGCTGCACCTCGGCGTCACCGAGGCCGGCCCCGCCTTCCAGGGCACCATCAAGTCCTCCGTCGCCTTCGGCATCCTGCTGGGCGAGGGCATCGGCGACACCATCCGGGTCTCGCTCTCCGCGCCGCCGGTCGAGGAGGTCAAGGTCGGCAACCAGATCCTGCAGTCGCTGAACCTCAAGCCCCGCAAGCTCGACATCGTCTCCTGCCCCTCCTGCGGCCGCGCCCAGGTGGATGTCTACACGCTCGCCGACGAGGTCACCGAAGGGCTCAAGCACCTCGAGGTGCCGCTGCGAGTGGCCGTGATGGGCTGTGTCGTCAACGGTCCGGGCGAGGCCCGAGAGGCCGATCTCGGCGTCGCCTCCGGCAACGGCAAGGGCCAGATCTTCGTCAAGGGACAGGTCATCAAGACCGTCCCCGAGGCCGACATCGTGCCGACGCTGCTGGCCGAGGCGAACCGGATCGCGGCAGAGATGGGCGAGGACGCGCCCGCCTCCGGCGCCCCGTCCGTCTCCGTGAGCTGA